One part of the Solea solea chromosome 1, fSolSol10.1, whole genome shotgun sequence genome encodes these proteins:
- the LOC131463683 gene encoding alpha-amylase-like has product MKLFILAALLGLGLAQHNPHTKPGRSAIVHLFEWRWADIADECERFLGPNGFGGVQISPPNEHIVLESPWRPWWQRYQPISYKLCSRSGTEDELRDMINRCNNVGVNIYVDAVINHMCGASGGEGTHSSCGSWFNAGNKDFPSVPFSTGDFNDNKCRTGSGDIENYGDIYQVRDCRLVSLLDLALEKDYVRGKVAEFLNSLIDMGVAGFRVDACKHMWPGDLADIYGRLHDLNTKWFSGGSKPFIFQEVIDLGHEAISAREYFYLGRVTEFKYGAKLGTVFRRWHGEKLCYTRNWGEGWGFMPHGDAVVFVDNHDNQRGHGAGGASIVTFWDSRLHKMAVGYMLAHPYGVARVMSSFRWNRHIVNGKDQNDWMGPPSHKDGSTKSVPINPDQTCGDGWVCEHRWRQIKNMVIFRNVVDGQPHSNWWDNNSNQVAFGRGNRGFIVFNNDDWEMDVTLNTGMPGGTYCDVISGQKEGNVCTGKQIQVGDDGRAHFQISNTDEDPFVAIHAESKL; this is encoded by the exons ATGAAGTTGTTTATTCTGGCGGCTCTGCTCGGGCTCGGCCTCGCCCAGCACAACCCTCACACTAAACCCGGGAGGTCAGCCATCGTCCACCTGTTTGAGTGGCGCTGGGCCGACATCGCTGACGAGTGCGAGCGTTTCTTGGGTCCCAATGGCTTTGGTGGAGTTCAG ATCTCTCCTCCAAATGAACACATTGTGCTGGAAAGTCCTTGGAGACCCTGGTGGCAGAGGTACCAGCCAATCAGCTACAAACTGTGCTCCAGATCTGGCACTGAGGACGAGCTGAGAGACATGATCAACAGATGCAACAATGTCGGG GTCAATATCTACGTGGACGCTGTCATCAACCACATGTGTGGAGCTAGCGGTGGAGAGGGAACCCATTCTTCATGTGGGAGCTGGTTCAACGCTGGAAATAAGGACTTTCCCAGTGTCCCATTTTCCACCGGGGATTTCAATGACAACAAATGCAGGACTGGAAGCGGTGATATTGAGAACTATGGGGACATCTATCAG GTACGTGACTGTCGTCTGGTCAGTCTCCTGGACCTGGCCCTGGAGAAAGATTACGTTCGGGGAAAGGTGGCTGAATTCCTGAACAGTCTGATCGACATGGGCGTGGCTGGATTCAGAGTGGACGCCTGCAAACACATGTGGCCTGGCGACCTGGCGGACATCTACGGTCGTCTGCACGACCTCAACACCAAGTGGTTCTCCGGTGGCTCCAAACCCTTCATCTTTCaagag GTCATCGATCTGGGACATGAAGCTATCTCGGCTAGAGAGTATTTCTATCTGGGAAGAGTGACCGAGTTCAAATATGGTGCCAAACTGGGAACTGTCTTCAGAAGATGGCATGGAGAGAAACTGTGTTATACAAG GAACTGGGGAGAGGGTTGGGGTTTCATGCCCCATGGCGATGCAGTCGTCTTCGTTGACAACCACGACAACCAAAGAGGCCACGGTGCTGGTGGCGCTTCTATCGTTACTTTCTGGGACTCCAGGCTGCACAAGATGGCTGTTGGCTACATGCTGGCCCACCCATACGGAGTAGCCAGGGTGATGTCTAGCTTCCGCTGGAACCGTCACATCGTGAATGGAAAG GACCAGAATGACTGGATGGGCCCTCCCAGTCATAAAGATGGATCCACCAAGTCCGTTCCCATCAACCCTGATCAGACTTGTGGAGATGGATGGGTGTGTGAGCACAGATGGCGTCAGATTAA GAACATGGTCATATTCCGCAACGTTGTCGACGGACAGCCTCACTCCAACTGGTGGGACAACAACAGCAACCAGGTTGCCTTTGGACGTGGTAATCGTGGTTTTATCGTCTTTAATAATGATGACTG GGAAATGGATGTGACCCTCAACACTGGAATGCCTGGCGGCACCTACTGTGATGTCATTTCTGGTCAGAAGGAAGGAAATGTTTGCACTGGCAAGCAGATCCAAGTCGGCGATGATGGTCGCGCTCACTTTCAGATCAGCAACACAGACGAGGATCCCTTCGTTGCTATTCATGCTGAATCCAAACTCTAA